From Pirellulaceae bacterium:
TTTTTGCCGTCTGCCAGATTCAGAGCATAAAGACGACCGTCTGACGATCCAACAAATGCGCGGTTTCCGACAATTACAGGAGAGGAATCGACCCGTCGCTTGGTAGGGAATGTCCAAAGTTCTTTGCCGGTTTGGGGGTGCAGTGCATAGATCTGTTTACTGCGGCTGCCGTAGACAACCACTGATTTATTCACAGCTGGAGAGCTTCGAATTGATTGCGTGCGACGGTTATCGGCAAAGCTCCAAGCCACTTTGGCTTCTTTCCAGTTGACGCTCAGCATTTCACCGGCCTCCGTTCCGAAATAAGCGAAATCTCCTCGCACCGCTGGAGTCACTCCAGTGGGAGAATTGATCGGTACACTCGCAATGGCCTCTCCCTTTTCGACGTTGACGATGTGCAACTGGCCGTCACAACCTGCCACGAACGCACGCCCGTCAACGATTGTGGGTGAGCAGCGGATTTGGTCTTGAAGCATAAGCTGCCAAGCAACTTCGCCGCTCAATGCGTTCAAGCAGTAGAGCGTCGCATCCTGGGAACCGACCAAAACCGTATTTTGGAAAAAGTTTGCGCACGAACTGATTTCAGCGTTCGTCTCAAAAAACCATTGCTTCTCGCCTGTCTTGGCGTCGA
This genomic window contains:
- a CDS encoding PQQ-binding-like beta-propeller repeat protein; this encodes MPKLLTVAISLCLLSADSSAGARNDDELNRGGTNWPIFRGDTLADGVARSKLPNRPQLLWKHTVPGGAFEGTPAIVDGVVYIGDLDGTLFALRLKDGSEIWKYTIDGGFPASPAVRDSRVYIGDYDGGFHCIDAKTGEKQWFFETNAEISSCANFFQNTVLVGSQDATLYCLNALSGEVAWQLMLQDQIRCSPTIVDGRAFVAGCDGQLHIVNVEKGEAIASVPINSPTGVTPAVRGDFAYFGTEAGEMLSVNWKEAKVAWSFADNRRTQSIRSSPAVNKSVVVYGSRSKQIYALHPQTGKELWTFPTKRRVDSSPVIVGNRAFVGSSDGRLYALNLADGKKQWEYETGGGFTGSPAVADQRLVIANDDGVVYCFGSK